From one Bacteroides eggerthii genomic stretch:
- a CDS encoding CPBP family intramembrane glutamic endopeptidase, protein MKTAIKLVLVYFVMQILAALLAMPFAMLYSYAVSGTIDGANTIALAPSMLLGFVGMGGYLWKKGYLKDDGKMWSPVSVPYLGWSIIIGFATIFLIDFVMSKLSFLPDWLGNTFDLLQSGWLGILCISVLGPILEEMLFRGAITKVLLRKYNPVKAIILSALIFGIFHINPAQVVGATLSGILFAWLYYKTGSLVPGILIHILNNGLSVFLSLHYPDVEYTSDLLGEPAYWICLAGAVVLFAVSYRVMNSYRLPD, encoded by the coding sequence ATGAAGACAGCGATAAAATTAGTTTTGGTTTATTTTGTGATGCAAATTCTGGCTGCATTGCTGGCGATGCCTTTCGCCATGCTTTATTCTTATGCGGTCAGTGGAACGATAGATGGGGCAAATACCATTGCTTTGGCTCCGAGTATGTTATTGGGATTTGTCGGCATGGGGGGCTATCTATGGAAGAAGGGCTATCTGAAAGATGACGGAAAGATGTGGTCTCCGGTATCAGTACCTTATCTGGGTTGGAGCATCATTATCGGTTTCGCCACTATTTTCTTGATTGATTTTGTAATGTCCAAGTTGTCTTTCCTTCCGGATTGGCTGGGCAATACGTTTGACCTGCTGCAATCGGGCTGGTTGGGAATCCTCTGTATATCGGTGTTGGGCCCTATTCTGGAGGAGATGTTGTTTCGCGGGGCAATCACGAAAGTGCTGCTGCGGAAGTACAATCCGGTAAAGGCTATTATATTGTCGGCGCTTATCTTCGGGATTTTTCATATTAATCCGGCACAGGTAGTGGGCGCCACGTTGTCGGGCATCTTGTTTGCCTGGCTATATTATAAAACGGGCAGTCTTGTTCCCGGAATTTTAATACATATCTTGAACAATGGTTTGTCGGTATTTCTCAGCTTGCATTATCCTGATGTGGAATACACGTCCGATTTATTGGGAGAACCCGCTTACTGGATATGTCTGGCAGGGGCGGTAGTGTTGTTTGCAGTCTCTTATAGAGTGATGAATTCTTATCGGTTACCGGACTAA